The following proteins come from a genomic window of Methanosarcina sp. MTP4:
- a CDS encoding Ppx/GppA phosphatase family protein translates to MESEKPSEGRVVAFIDIGTNSVRLLLVRINPNGSYKPLTKQKESVRLGDKEFIDRILQPEAMQRAVIVCKKFVELARAYGAEEVIAVATSATRDASNKVQFLEMLKSEANLEVCPISGIEEARLIYLGVSSGLRLGDSRALLIDIGGGSTEVSVGGDKQYYFLHSFNLGAIRLTNMFLPDETGPVSMERYRMIKAHIRRKAALVIKELSRYRISCAVGSSGTIENLARIAFVYLHKTGQENYDLLGYEDLKTIVGDLCALPLEERRKFPGINSQRADIIIAGAAIIETLMEEMGLSEIRVSKRGLREGLLVDYLSKSEFSYMITQMSVRKRSIMQLGLACHFDEEHAHTVTRLALELFDSAQALGIYEFEKGERELLEYGATLHDIGKFLSYDNHQAHAYHIIRESSLPGFQPEEIEIIANLAYFHRKGTPKKKHPNLAGLEKSSVKSVRILAALLRIAEGLDRSHTGVISHVRFYIASTDTVVLEMHARKECQLELWDLEKHKKFFTKILGYNLQYKTIIEQGAVPFSTLEEEPELEST, encoded by the coding sequence ATGGAGTCCGAAAAACCTTCTGAAGGTCGGGTTGTCGCTTTCATAGACATTGGAACAAACTCGGTCAGGCTTCTCCTGGTCCGGATTAACCCGAACGGGTCCTATAAACCCCTGACCAAACAGAAAGAATCCGTGAGGCTTGGGGATAAGGAATTCATTGACAGGATCCTCCAGCCCGAAGCTATGCAACGGGCGGTCATTGTTTGCAAGAAGTTCGTGGAACTTGCCCGGGCTTACGGGGCTGAAGAGGTCATAGCCGTGGCTACCTCGGCTACCCGGGATGCCAGTAACAAGGTCCAGTTCCTCGAAATGCTGAAAAGTGAGGCAAACCTGGAAGTCTGCCCGATTTCCGGTATTGAGGAAGCCCGCCTTATTTACCTGGGGGTTTCGAGCGGGCTTCGGCTCGGGGACTCCAGAGCTCTGTTAATTGATATCGGAGGTGGGAGCACTGAGGTCTCGGTCGGGGGCGATAAACAGTACTATTTCCTCCATTCCTTCAACCTGGGAGCTATCCGCCTAACAAACATGTTTCTTCCGGACGAGACAGGGCCGGTTTCCATGGAGCGCTACAGGATGATCAAGGCCCATATCCGGCGAAAAGCCGCGCTCGTGATAAAGGAGCTTTCCAGGTACAGGATAAGCTGTGCGGTAGGAAGTTCGGGGACCATTGAAAACCTTGCAAGGATCGCTTTTGTCTACCTGCACAAAACGGGTCAGGAAAACTATGACCTCCTGGGGTATGAAGACCTGAAAACAATAGTCGGGGATCTGTGTGCCCTGCCTCTGGAAGAGCGCCGGAAGTTCCCGGGGATCAACTCCCAGAGAGCGGATATTATCATTGCCGGGGCTGCGATTATCGAGACCCTTATGGAAGAAATGGGGCTTTCCGAAATCCGGGTCAGTAAGCGGGGACTCAGGGAAGGGCTTCTTGTTGATTACCTTTCAAAGAGCGAATTTTCCTACATGATCACCCAGATGTCGGTCCGGAAGCGGAGTATCATGCAGCTGGGCCTGGCCTGTCATTTCGATGAAGAGCATGCCCATACCGTGACCCGGCTGGCCCTGGAACTCTTTGACAGTGCCCAGGCCCTGGGGATCTACGAGTTTGAGAAAGGAGAGAGGGAACTGCTAGAGTACGGGGCAACCCTGCATGATATAGGGAAGTTTCTCTCCTACGATAACCACCAGGCCCATGCCTACCACATAATCCGGGAGAGCAGTCTTCCCGGTTTCCAGCCCGAAGAAATCGAAATCATTGCCAATCTTGCCTATTTCCACAGGAAAGGTACTCCCAAGAAAAAACACCCGAACCTTGCAGGGCTAGAGAAAAGTTCCGTTAAAAGCGTGCGTATCCTGGCTGCCCTGCTTCGAATCGCCGAAGGCCTTGACCGCTCCCACACAGGGGTCATTTCCCATGTCCGTTTTTATATCGCCTCAACTGACACCGTTGTGCTTGAGATGCATGCCCGGAAAGAATGCCAGCTCGAACTCTGGGACCTTGAGAAGCACAAGAAGTTTTTCACAAAAATTTTGGGGTACAATCTGCAGTACAAGACTATCATTGAACAGGGGGCTGTACCTTTTTCTACCCTTGAGGAAGAGCCCGAACTTGAAAGTACCTGA
- the ppk1 gene encoding polyphosphate kinase 1: MERNFPIQCADFDRLLSDNVEGSRVESSGMPDLSDPRLYLDREYSWLQFNKRVLEEAFDERSPLLERVKFLSIFGSNLDEFFMVRVSGVQKRIVEGAKQDRPDELALEQLRAVREELLRQLVSHDKCWNEVLQPALREKDVHVFNYFELSSKEREKLRDYFENNIFPVLTPLGFDAGHPFPHISNLSLNLAVLIDDPDYGERFARVKIPPLFPRLIPVPKEGEEWPTGRKLDELKEGRFVWLEQLIAANLDFLFPGQHILGAYPFRITRDADLGFDEDGDKDLLTAVQQRIGRNYFGSAIRLETDYTMPERVSDILLENLELTPSLMFRLAAPLGLSSLMKLTKLDCPELKYEPLEPRKHPQLADKENIFSALRKGDVLLYHPYDSFESVIDFVEHAADDPDVLAIKMTLYRVDDNSRIIQALMKAADRNKQVAVLVELKARFDEENNVGWAKELERKNVHVAHGLPRLKIHSKMCLVVRAEKEGIRYYAHLGTGNYNAVTAKLYTDFGYLTSDSFIGKDVSDLFNALTGYSRKDHYTKLLVAPQTLRHQILERIRREIDLHEKEGNGHIIFKMNSLVDYQCILELYRASRAGVKVDLQVRGICCLRPGICGLSENIRVTSIVGRFLEHPRVYYFRNGGDEEIFMGSADLMPRNLDNRVEVVFPIAKEYIPLIRDVVLGTHLKDNIKARLVLPNGRSERVYMQPEEEELDSQIWMLEHRGCWDIKPEKG, from the coding sequence ATGGAGCGTAACTTCCCCATCCAGTGTGCAGACTTTGACAGGTTACTATCGGATAATGTTGAAGGATCTCGGGTGGAAAGCTCCGGTATGCCTGACCTCAGTGACCCGCGCTTGTATTTGGACCGGGAGTACAGCTGGCTCCAGTTCAACAAAAGGGTGCTTGAGGAGGCTTTTGACGAGCGTAGCCCTTTGCTTGAAAGGGTAAAGTTTCTTTCCATTTTCGGAAGCAACCTGGACGAGTTTTTCATGGTCCGGGTTTCCGGGGTCCAGAAAAGGATTGTTGAAGGGGCAAAGCAGGATCGACCCGATGAACTGGCCCTGGAGCAGCTCCGCGCTGTCAGGGAAGAACTTCTCAGACAGCTTGTCAGCCACGATAAGTGCTGGAACGAGGTCCTTCAGCCGGCTTTGAGAGAAAAGGACGTCCATGTCTTCAACTATTTCGAACTTTCGAGTAAGGAGCGGGAAAAGCTAAGGGACTATTTTGAAAATAACATTTTCCCGGTACTGACCCCTCTTGGTTTTGATGCCGGACATCCTTTCCCGCATATTTCCAACTTAAGCCTCAACCTTGCCGTACTTATTGACGACCCTGATTACGGGGAGCGCTTTGCCAGGGTTAAGATTCCTCCCCTTTTCCCGAGGCTTATCCCGGTTCCTAAAGAAGGCGAAGAATGGCCCACCGGCCGGAAACTTGATGAGTTGAAAGAAGGGCGTTTTGTCTGGCTCGAACAGCTTATCGCCGCAAACCTGGATTTCCTCTTCCCGGGACAGCATATCCTGGGGGCGTATCCTTTCCGGATCACGCGGGATGCGGACCTTGGTTTTGACGAGGACGGGGACAAGGATCTCCTGACTGCAGTCCAGCAGCGGATCGGGAGGAACTATTTCGGGTCCGCTATCCGGCTTGAGACCGATTATACCATGCCGGAACGTGTTTCAGATATCCTGCTTGAGAACCTGGAGCTTACCCCTTCGCTGATGTTCAGGTTGGCTGCGCCCCTGGGCCTTTCAAGCCTCATGAAACTTACTAAACTGGACTGTCCCGAGCTGAAATATGAACCTCTTGAACCCAGGAAGCATCCCCAGCTTGCTGATAAGGAAAACATTTTTTCAGCCCTGAGAAAAGGAGACGTCCTGCTTTACCACCCTTATGACAGTTTCGAATCGGTCATCGATTTCGTGGAACATGCCGCCGACGACCCGGATGTGCTGGCAATCAAGATGACGCTGTACCGGGTGGATGACAACTCCAGGATTATCCAGGCGCTTATGAAAGCCGCGGATAGGAACAAGCAGGTCGCAGTTCTGGTAGAGCTCAAAGCCCGTTTTGATGAAGAAAACAACGTTGGATGGGCAAAAGAACTCGAACGCAAGAACGTCCACGTAGCCCATGGTTTGCCGCGCCTGAAAATCCATTCCAAGATGTGCCTGGTGGTCCGCGCCGAAAAAGAGGGTATCCGTTACTATGCCCACCTGGGTACCGGGAACTACAACGCAGTTACTGCAAAACTCTACACCGACTTCGGTTACCTCACAAGCGATTCTTTCATAGGTAAGGACGTCTCGGACCTTTTCAATGCCCTGACCGGCTACTCGAGAAAAGATCACTATACCAAACTCCTGGTCGCCCCCCAAACCTTAAGGCACCAGATTCTGGAACGCATCCGGCGGGAGATCGACCTGCACGAAAAAGAAGGAAACGGGCATATAATCTTCAAGATGAATTCCCTGGTGGACTACCAGTGCATCCTTGAACTTTACAGGGCCTCTCGAGCAGGGGTAAAGGTGGACCTGCAGGTAAGAGGAATCTGCTGCCTCAGGCCCGGGATCTGCGGGCTCAGTGAAAATATCAGGGTTACTTCGATTGTCGGCAGGTTCCTGGAACATCCCAGAGTCTACTACTTCAGGAATGGTGGAGATGAAGAAATCTTCATGGGAAGCGCCGACCTCATGCCCCGAAACCTGGATAACAGGGTTGAAGTCGTCTTTCCCATAGCAAAGGAATATATACCCCTGATACGGGACGTTGTCCTGGGGACCCACCTGAAAGACAACATCAAGGCGCGTCTCGTACTCCCTAACGGCAGGTCGGAAAGAGTCTACATGCAGCCTGAAGAAGAAGAACTCGATTCCCAGATCTGGATGCTCGAGCACAGGGGATGCTGGGATATCAAGCCCGAAAAGGGCTGA
- a CDS encoding endonuclease MutS2, with translation MESVQQLSGVKELSGIGERVAERLIEHFGTEEAALRAILEGDVAALSEVNGVSHNFALSLARDAKARAEDCSISDFLKTKEATDLYSRLLELVKSFTHTPHARDKMNLFYPYPASRRALIEKRRVFVEEYLELARSLSGDSEFPGLLSRVRRLKPVPGNLRARDRIILSGDPETLGVVKERFQAFLPVQAVENLSEFVDLARGYSHTIVFDNTFLGFDMPEDLEPEFFPDPEKVEFWQVVPEMELAFFARNLDCIRACLQVVSVLRSRNFSFFEEMSEEGLETLETALSKLGEDGKPKEGFDPELDRLGAALEGLDRVLATALQEANLRMNRALEESSLTLSGQDLLKLVSGGIEIKDLLAKELYKLYREELEAVKEELAGKLGLLSHEKLLLDSLFSDEISYPLQADQAQLQLFRQKLSRGLEKARLSRKREIAKVLSAYGVLVGKLVREVLEFDLGFSVGCFAEHFSLKMPELIPDAGIGLLEGENLFLKARHGEIDPVSYSVGKASFFPDAGENRVVLLSGVNSGGKTSLLELLAQCVILGHMGFPAPAKKLELGPIEELYYFGKSKGTLDAGAFETTLKQFSVLSESSGKLVLADELESITEPGASARIIAGILEYLVRNEQSLGIFVSHLSELILEDTEAEVRVDGIEAKGLDSNLELVVDRTPVYNHVARSTPELIVERLFRKTSGKEQEFYAHLKGKFRG, from the coding sequence ATGGAGTCTGTTCAGCAGCTTTCAGGTGTAAAGGAACTTTCTGGAATAGGTGAACGAGTTGCCGAAAGGCTGATCGAACATTTCGGGACCGAAGAAGCGGCGCTCAGGGCAATTCTCGAAGGGGACGTTGCCGCGCTTTCCGAGGTTAACGGGGTGAGCCATAACTTTGCCCTTTCCCTTGCCAGGGATGCGAAAGCCAGGGCCGAAGACTGCTCTATTTCCGATTTTTTGAAGACTAAAGAGGCAACAGACCTCTACTCCCGCCTGCTCGAACTGGTTAAAAGCTTTACACATACGCCCCATGCCCGGGACAAAATGAACCTCTTTTATCCTTACCCTGCTTCCCGCAGGGCCCTTATCGAGAAGAGAAGGGTTTTCGTGGAGGAGTATCTCGAACTTGCTCGTTCCCTTTCCGGAGATTCGGAATTTCCGGGTCTGCTCTCAAGGGTCAGGAGGCTTAAGCCCGTGCCCGGAAACCTTCGGGCAAGAGACCGTATCATTCTCTCCGGAGACCCGGAAACTTTAGGGGTTGTAAAGGAGAGGTTCCAGGCCTTTCTCCCGGTCCAGGCCGTGGAGAACCTTTCCGAATTCGTGGACCTTGCCAGGGGCTATTCCCATACGATCGTTTTTGATAACACTTTCCTGGGCTTCGACATGCCCGAGGACCTTGAGCCCGAATTTTTCCCTGACCCGGAAAAGGTGGAATTCTGGCAGGTAGTACCGGAAATGGAACTTGCCTTTTTTGCCCGGAACCTGGACTGCATCCGGGCCTGTCTGCAGGTTGTATCCGTCCTTCGCAGCCGTAATTTCAGTTTCTTTGAGGAAATGTCGGAAGAAGGGCTTGAAACCCTCGAAACCGCTCTTTCGAAGCTGGGGGAAGACGGGAAGCCGAAAGAAGGGTTTGACCCGGAACTGGACCGTCTGGGAGCCGCCCTTGAAGGGCTGGACCGCGTTCTTGCAACTGCCCTACAGGAAGCAAACCTGCGGATGAACCGGGCGCTTGAAGAGAGTTCCCTTACCCTTAGCGGGCAGGACCTCCTCAAGCTCGTAAGCGGGGGCATTGAAATCAAGGACCTGCTGGCAAAGGAGCTCTACAAACTCTATAGGGAAGAGCTTGAAGCTGTAAAGGAAGAACTGGCAGGGAAGCTCGGGCTGCTTTCGCATGAAAAACTGCTGCTGGACTCTCTTTTCTCTGATGAGATTTCCTATCCCCTCCAGGCCGACCAGGCCCAGCTCCAGCTCTTCAGGCAGAAACTTTCCAGAGGGCTGGAAAAGGCAAGGCTTTCTCGGAAAAGGGAAATTGCAAAAGTCCTTTCCGCTTACGGGGTGCTTGTAGGAAAGCTCGTCAGGGAAGTCCTGGAATTTGACCTGGGCTTTTCAGTGGGCTGCTTTGCAGAGCACTTTTCCCTGAAAATGCCGGAGCTGATACCTGATGCAGGGATCGGGCTTCTGGAAGGGGAAAACCTTTTTTTGAAAGCCAGGCATGGGGAAATTGACCCTGTCAGTTATTCTGTCGGAAAGGCAAGTTTTTTCCCTGACGCGGGAGAAAACCGGGTTGTGCTCCTTAGCGGCGTGAATTCCGGGGGCAAGACCTCCCTGCTTGAACTTCTTGCCCAGTGCGTTATTCTGGGGCACATGGGTTTTCCTGCCCCTGCAAAAAAGCTTGAGCTCGGCCCCATCGAAGAACTCTACTATTTCGGGAAATCGAAAGGGACTCTGGACGCAGGGGCTTTCGAGACCACCCTTAAACAGTTCTCCGTGCTCTCCGAAAGTTCCGGGAAACTGGTACTTGCCGACGAACTTGAGTCCATCACCGAGCCAGGGGCTTCGGCCAGGATCATTGCGGGCATCCTTGAATACCTTGTCCGAAACGAGCAAAGCCTTGGGATATTTGTCTCTCACCTCTCGGAGCTGATCCTGGAAGATACGGAGGCTGAGGTCCGGGTGGACGGGATCGAAGCAAAGGGCCTGGACTCAAACCTGGAGTTGGTCGTGGACAGGACTCCGGTCTACAACCATGTGGCAAGAAGTACGCCCGAACTGATTGTGGAGCGCCTTTTCAGGAAAACCTCAGGAAAAGAACAGGAGTTTTATGCACATTTGAAAGGAAAATTCCGGGGGTAA
- a CDS encoding S9 family peptidase — translation MSKQIPGKNKKTNHVSSGAKAPKPVIFLLGFFFILVGIFGVLYNPVNSEATGATWTVSEEGILSFPQRGEAAFTVEVTEDLYAPESEDSLKLLTFESRGENVRALLRIPAGSSPASSSPADSSPANSSGAPGIVLLPGAGISKEKEQGLAVELSKLGYATLTLDQRNLGAINPEGDLELYKAGLEPLEYKMVYDALKATDVLSGQPEIDPEKLAIVGESNGGRFAIIACALAPSLRGVVGISTAGYGTGEIDPSRVEDPYVYSFYRSIDPDTYLSELPPARFVLLHSFNDTVIPHEMALGTFSFAGEPKAMYNVSEVTHGYTASMHPYLEEELALIFID, via the coding sequence TTGAGCAAGCAAATTCCCGGGAAAAACAAAAAAACGAATCACGTTTCTTCAGGGGCAAAAGCTCCGAAACCCGTAATTTTTCTATTAGGTTTTTTCTTCATACTTGTGGGTATTTTCGGGGTCCTGTACAACCCTGTAAACTCCGAAGCCACCGGGGCAACCTGGACCGTTTCGGAAGAGGGAATCCTCTCTTTTCCCCAAAGAGGGGAAGCTGCGTTCACTGTTGAGGTGACCGAGGATCTTTACGCCCCGGAATCCGAAGATTCCCTGAAACTGCTTACTTTTGAGAGCAGGGGCGAGAATGTCCGCGCTCTTCTGAGAATTCCCGCGGGCTCTTCTCCAGCAAGCTCTTCCCCTGCAGACTCTTCTCCCGCAAACTCTTCAGGCGCCCCCGGCATCGTCCTGCTCCCCGGGGCTGGGATTAGCAAGGAAAAAGAACAGGGCCTTGCAGTGGAACTTTCGAAGCTCGGATACGCCACTCTTACCCTGGACCAGCGCAATCTCGGAGCTATAAACCCGGAAGGAGACCTTGAACTTTACAAAGCCGGGCTCGAACCTCTCGAATACAAAATGGTTTACGATGCCCTGAAAGCCACGGATGTCCTTTCCGGCCAGCCGGAAATCGACCCTGAAAAGCTTGCCATCGTCGGAGAAAGCAACGGCGGCAGGTTCGCGATTATTGCCTGCGCCCTTGCCCCCTCCCTGCGGGGAGTGGTAGGGATCAGTACCGCGGGCTACGGCACCGGAGAAATCGATCCTTCCCGGGTAGAAGACCCTTATGTCTACAGTTTTTACCGTTCTATTGACCCGGATACCTATCTTTCCGAGCTCCCGCCGGCAAGGTTCGTGCTCCTGCACTCTTTCAATGATACCGTGATCCCGCATGAAATGGCACTTGGGACTTTCTCTTTTGCAGGGGAGCCAAAGGCGATGTATAATGTCAGCGAGGTCACACACGGGTATACGGCTTCCATGCACCCTTATCTCGAAGAGGAACTTGCACTCATTTTTATTGATTAA
- a CDS encoding preprotein translocase subunit Sec61beta — MAKKSGSGLQSSAGLMRYYEADKNAIQVQPKTVLIAGAIVGLAVLFLSAANGFWP; from the coding sequence ATGGCTAAAAAATCAGGCAGCGGCCTTCAGTCCTCCGCAGGGCTGATGCGCTACTACGAAGCGGACAAAAATGCAATTCAGGTCCAGCCCAAGACGGTGCTTATTGCCGGAGCCATTGTGGGACTGGCAGTATTATTCTTGAGTGCGGCTAACGGCTTCTGGCCGTAA
- a CDS encoding S-methyl-5-thioribose-1-phosphate isomerase: MRTIDWNEESNSVMLVDQTLLPKEYRVIECKTLSSLCEAIKSLRVRGAPALGAAGGFGIALAAYLSSAKDMDSIMRDLKVAGKAIVSTRPTAVNLGWGVKRVLNALSDAYDVAGVRDIALYEARAIADEDVYINKLIGKHGAKLLEDGDTVLTHCNAGKMACVDWGTALGVVRSAVERGKEIKVIACETRPLNQGSRITTWELMQDKIPVTLITDSMAGWAMRQELVNKVIVGADRITQDAVFNKIGTYTHSVLAREHEIPFYVAAPVSSFDFKGWEGSVKIEMRDPDELRFFGSEQLAPEDVEVYNPAFDATPMENVNAVITEKGVFYPPFLLDEVRV; the protein is encoded by the coding sequence ATGAGGACGATTGACTGGAATGAGGAGTCCAATTCCGTTATGCTTGTGGACCAGACCCTGCTCCCTAAAGAGTACAGGGTAATCGAATGCAAAACCCTTAGTTCCCTCTGTGAGGCGATCAAGAGCCTCAGGGTCCGGGGGGCGCCTGCGCTTGGGGCTGCCGGGGGTTTCGGGATTGCTCTTGCAGCTTATCTGAGCAGCGCAAAGGATATGGACAGCATAATGCGGGACCTGAAGGTGGCGGGAAAAGCCATAGTATCAACCCGCCCAACAGCCGTGAACCTGGGCTGGGGCGTAAAAAGGGTCCTGAATGCTTTGTCGGACGCTTATGATGTCGCCGGGGTCCGGGACATTGCCCTTTACGAGGCCCGGGCTATTGCCGACGAAGACGTGTATATCAATAAGCTGATAGGAAAACACGGGGCTAAACTCCTGGAAGATGGGGACACTGTGCTCACGCACTGCAACGCCGGCAAGATGGCCTGTGTGGACTGGGGCACAGCCCTTGGCGTGGTACGCTCCGCAGTTGAACGGGGTAAGGAAATCAAGGTCATTGCCTGCGAGACCAGACCCCTTAACCAGGGCAGCCGGATTACCACCTGGGAACTGATGCAGGACAAAATTCCTGTCACCCTGATCACGGACTCCATGGCCGGCTGGGCAATGCGCCAGGAACTTGTAAACAAGGTGATCGTAGGGGCTGACCGGATCACCCAGGACGCCGTCTTTAACAAGATCGGGACCTATACCCACTCAGTGCTTGCGCGGGAGCATGAAATCCCCTTTTACGTTGCAGCCCCGGTCTCCAGCTTTGATTTCAAGGGCTGGGAGGGCAGTGTGAAAATAGAGATGCGGGACCCCGACGAACTTCGCTTCTTCGGCTCCGAACAGCTAGCCCCCGAAGATGTGGAAGTCTACAACCCTGCCTTTGATGCAACCCCTATGGAAAACGTGAATGCGGTCATCACGGAGAAAGGAGTGTTTTACCCGCCTTTCCTGCTGGACGAGGTGCGCGTCTGA
- a CDS encoding inositol-3-phosphate synthase: MKKIKIAITGIGNCASSLIQGIEYYKNDKMREPIGLMHRELGGYRPGDIEVVAAFDIDARKVGKDVSEAIFAPPNCTTVFCPEIPAMGVKVKMGKLLDGVSGHMKNYDEKYTFVPAKEPDSTKEEIVEELKSSGAEMLLNYLPVGSEKAVRFYAECALEAGIGFINNMPVFIASNEAWAKRFEEKKLPIIGDDIKAQLGATITHRILADLFEKRGVKLDRTYQLNTGGNTDFLNMLNQDRLASKRESKTEAVQSVLSQKLEEENIHIGPSDYVPWQKDNKVCFLRMEGKLFGDVPMNLELRLSVEDSPNSAGVVIDAIRCCKLALDRGIGGVLYSPASYFMKHPAIQYPDGEAYSRTEEFIAGSRER, encoded by the coding sequence ATGAAAAAGATAAAAATAGCTATCACAGGGATCGGAAACTGTGCAAGCTCCCTGATACAGGGTATTGAGTACTACAAAAACGATAAGATGCGTGAACCTATCGGGTTGATGCACCGGGAACTGGGGGGGTACAGGCCCGGCGATATTGAAGTTGTGGCCGCTTTTGACATCGACGCCCGGAAGGTGGGAAAAGATGTATCAGAAGCTATCTTCGCTCCTCCAAACTGCACGACGGTTTTTTGTCCTGAGATTCCGGCCATGGGTGTAAAGGTTAAAATGGGAAAACTCCTTGACGGAGTCTCGGGCCATATGAAAAACTATGATGAAAAGTACACCTTTGTGCCCGCAAAAGAGCCTGACTCCACAAAAGAAGAGATTGTGGAGGAACTGAAAAGTTCGGGCGCCGAGATGCTCCTTAACTACCTTCCGGTGGGATCCGAAAAAGCCGTCCGCTTCTATGCCGAATGCGCCCTGGAAGCAGGGATCGGTTTCATAAACAACATGCCGGTCTTCATCGCAAGCAACGAGGCCTGGGCAAAGCGTTTTGAAGAAAAGAAGCTCCCCATCATAGGAGACGATATCAAAGCCCAGCTCGGGGCAACCATTACCCACAGGATCCTGGCAGACCTCTTTGAAAAGCGCGGGGTAAAACTCGACCGGACCTACCAGCTTAATACGGGAGGAAATACCGACTTCCTTAACATGCTCAACCAGGATCGTCTGGCTTCCAAAAGGGAATCGAAAACCGAAGCAGTCCAGTCCGTGCTCTCCCAAAAACTCGAGGAAGAAAATATCCACATCGGCCCGAGCGACTACGTGCCCTGGCAGAAAGACAACAAAGTCTGCTTCCTCAGGATGGAAGGAAAGCTCTTCGGGGACGTTCCCATGAACCTGGAACTTCGGCTTTCGGTGGAAGACTCTCCGAACTCCGCAGGTGTGGTCATCGACGCCATCCGCTGCTGCAAACTTGCCCTGGACCGGGGAATCGGCGGCGTGCTCTATTCTCCAGCCTCCTACTTCATGAAACACCCCGCAATCCAGTACCCGGACGGTGAAGCCTACAGCCGGACCGAAGAATTCATAGCCGGAAGCAGGGAACGCTAA
- the radB gene encoding DNA repair and recombination protein RadB produces the protein MLYHLSVIPSVKCKKRCHPIEKLLPSGCKPLDKLLGGGFEKGIVTQIFGVAGSGKTNVCIQLAVECVKQGQKVIFIDTEGLSSSRFKQIAGENAKEIAKKIIIYEPLNFEEQYSAVREVEKIAGENIGLVILDSATAYYRFELEDDEKSLKSRRELASQIGFLHALARKFGFTAVITNQVYSDISTGGVRPLGGTSMEHISKTILQLERTGEGKRRAILFKHRSRPEGSTCLFTITADGLR, from the coding sequence ATGTTATATCATTTGTCTGTTATACCCTCTGTCAAGTGTAAAAAGAGGTGTCATCCCATAGAAAAATTACTGCCTTCCGGCTGCAAACCCCTGGACAAACTCCTTGGAGGAGGTTTTGAAAAAGGAATCGTAACCCAGATTTTCGGGGTTGCAGGAAGCGGAAAAACAAACGTCTGCATCCAGCTTGCCGTAGAATGTGTAAAGCAGGGGCAAAAGGTCATTTTCATCGATACTGAAGGGCTTTCTTCTTCCCGTTTCAAGCAGATTGCCGGGGAAAATGCAAAGGAAATTGCAAAAAAAATCATAATCTACGAGCCTCTGAACTTTGAAGAGCAGTATTCGGCAGTAAGAGAAGTGGAAAAGATAGCCGGTGAGAACATAGGGCTTGTTATCCTGGACTCTGCTACAGCTTACTACAGGTTCGAACTTGAGGATGACGAAAAGAGCCTGAAAAGTCGCCGGGAACTGGCAAGCCAGATCGGTTTCCTCCACGCCCTGGCCCGGAAATTCGGCTTTACCGCGGTCATAACTAACCAGGTTTATTCCGACATCAGCACCGGCGGAGTGCGTCCCCTGGGCGGCACTTCAATGGAACACATCTCAAAGACCATCCTCCAGCTCGAACGCACTGGCGAGGGGAAAAGGCGCGCCATCCTCTTCAAACACCGCTCCCGCCCCGAAGGTTCCACCTGCTTGTTCACGATTACGGCGGACGGGCTCCGGTGA
- a CDS encoding glutaredoxin domain-containing protein translates to MSKIVVYTTERCPKCNKLKQFLKTNSVDFEVADMSTPEALTELRFNGVFTVTAPVLQVDDTFLTHGEIFNGDEVNPEKFQGIL, encoded by the coding sequence ATGTCAAAAATAGTAGTCTACACAACAGAACGCTGCCCGAAGTGCAACAAGTTAAAACAGTTTTTGAAAACAAATTCAGTGGACTTCGAAGTCGCGGATATGTCCACCCCGGAAGCCCTCACCGAACTGCGCTTCAATGGGGTATTTACGGTAACAGCACCTGTTTTACAGGTCGATGACACCTTCTTAACCCATGGAGAAATATTCAACGGTGATGAAGTGAATCCGGAAAAATTCCAGGGCATCCTTTAA